TCGAACGTACTATAGAAATCGCAATGCAAGGTGCTTAAACCTATGTCCCTAATATTGGCCAATAGAGCGGACGATCAACAAATCTGATTCTTATGTAACGAATACTACAATCTACATCGATTCGCATAAGTGGCTACGCGTACGCATTAAAGGTGCTGATAAAAATGTTTTGGAACGCATAGTCGCGACCGCGACACGCGTTAACACTTTCCATTAAACGTACATCGAGCAACTTGTTATTATTAAGTATATAATTAAGTCTATTCGCTTTATTAATAAAGTAAACTTTATTAACGAATTGTTAATGGAACTAGAGTTGCAGTAGTCACCGCATTATTGAAGGGGATATTTCAACAGTACCTTAATGCTGTAACAAGAACTTGATAACGAGATTTTGAAAAATTAAGGGGTAAAAACTTTCTTACTTAAAAAGTCTCTTAACAACTGCGATATTTCCAATGTTTATCGAATATTTTTGCATTACTGTGCATATATTTAGGATAAATATCGGAAATACAGTATAATAATTGAGATGTATTTCAAGTACCATTACTTTTCGTTAAACGTAAATGTACAAACGTGTAGAAATTGatatttcaaatttattatAGATGTAAAATTATATTTGCAACGTTATTTTTAGTTTGCTTATCTTGAATACGAATACAGTGCGAAAGAGAGGAAACGAGAAatgaaaattttttaattaatatcttatcacaataTTTCTTCACTGCAGTGAATATTTGTGTAAACATTTATCTCCCTTCGCGCACCACATACAAAAACAGACGCACACGCGTACATATAACGTAAATACAGACAACGGTTaacttaaaaaaagaaaaggaaaaagtcGTTTTAAATTGAAAACTGTCAAACGATGATGCCTTTTCGAACGAAACTATCTACTGAAcgttaaaatttttatttttagaatAGGAGACTGTGAAACTGACAAAAGCGCGGCGCCATATTGCGTGCTTGTGTTTGGTTACTGTTCTGGCGCGTGGTCGAGAATtgttatatttaattaattaccATGTCCGATAATCAGGTGAGCTTCCTTATTTTACCATATATAACGTTAATAAACATCTCGCGTGATAAGTACAGCGTAACATTCGAATGTTCAATTGTATTTCGAATCTAATCGGCTCTAACCTTGCGTATTAGGAACAAAAACCCGAAGCCGGCCCAGGCGACGCGAATTCTGAATACATCAAGCTTAAAGTCGTTGGGAATGTAAGAAAGCCACAAGTTTATTTTTACTCGTTCACGTTTCCCTTCTGTAACGCTTAATGACCGGCTTCATCATTTCGTGTTTTTTTTAGGACAGTAATGAAATCCACTTTAGGGTAAAGATGACCACTCAAATGGGTAAACTCAAGAAATCGTACAGTGATCGTGTGGTTAGTTCGTTTTTCAAAATAAACGTTCCATTTGAATGACATTGATAAGTTCTGGCAATACACTATTTAGAGCAATCCATTCTAAGAGTTTATGCTAAGGTTCATGTTTCATTTTTTCTAAGGACATGGTAACTTAATGTAATAATACGCGTTGAAGCATAAATTTAAAATATGACTTTATGTAATCATCGAAATCGAAGGATATGTTAGCTTTCAACGTATTACTCTAACAGCTACATACAAATGTTCTAAAGTATGTTTGAACTTTGAGAAATAACAAATTTATCCATGTGTTGCTTTATATCTTTTCTTTCATTATTTATTTTTCGTTGCAAAAATGTTTGATGCAGTTTAATTTTTCTGCACCTTAAAATCATAAGTTTCGGATGTAATGCATATTATTCTTTATTCTTTTAAGTATAATGATTTAagcgtatttcaatttttacttAGGGTGTCCCTATGACGTCGCTCAGGTTTCTGTTTGATGGGAAAAGAATTAATGACGATGAAACACCAAAGCAGGTCAGTTTCAGTTCAAAACATTAAAATTAAGTACTATAGAAGTAAATGTGATTATGTTCTTTCTGAAATCCAAGCATACAACGACGAGTATAATGGTATTGAACTTATTTTTCAGTTGGAAATGGAAAACGATGATGTTATCGAAGTATACCAAGAACAAACAGGTGGTCGCTACTGAAGAAATTAAATCTATTCAGTTTTCAatatcttttaaagtgaaagtgACTATCGTAAAGAAATGGACAAGTTTAtcagtatatatatatgtatgtttaaaaaaaatatgtaatttGGTTTTTTTACGTAACATTTTGATGTGCTATTCTACATTCCTGTAACGTGGCGAGTTTAAGGACCATTGACAGTCAGTTTCAGTTACAATGTATACCATAGATCCagcaaaaaagaaaacaaaaagtaTCATGCCTTAAATGCCGTGAGTTTTGTCTGTTGATAATGTTTGGCAATATATCTGCATTTTACGGATATTTGAATTCAGAATCTTAGATCGTGAGAGTCTCGAAAAAAATGTTTAGTTCTATTATTCAAACGcggtaaatattatataatgtgAACATGATTTAAACAAAAATTGTTGCGTTTAAAGGTTCGTCTATAATAAAAGAAATAATTGTAATATTTCTCCTTAGACTTTTCAATGTAATTGTAATGGTAACAAAGctattttttacttcaaaaggTATACATTACTGGTACGAAACGAAAAATtgattttcctcttttttttgacGATCGCAAAAGTAATCAATTCGATGTAAGTAATGTGGATGCTTCTGGAGAACTTCGTATTGTAGACATCCCCTTTTATCGCTTATAATCAAAGCATCCACTAGACACAATAACGAAGATGCACGTCGTTACATAAGATAAAGCTAACACCTACATAGTGTTCTATTTTATATAACATTCTGATCCTTTCGAAAACTGATTGAGTTtcattaaaattgaaaataggATCGACAACCTGTAAATCTGTACAATTTTTATCGCGCGTTTATAGTTCTCAAGTTCGAAGTATTATAATTGTATCTAAGCATCCTCATTACCAAATATTCCAATGATTTAACGgggaaaattttttacaaattgTAATAAAATTTATTCTTGTACAGATAAGTAATATAGTTTTTGTTTTCATTACTAACGTATAAACATCGATCGGTATTTTTCTTTCGTTGTTATTTTCGAACgatgttctttttttctcttttctaaaTAATACAATACACGCATATGCATTAAATTCTTAAATAATAAAcgatttaaatataaatatgtttATAGTTAGAGGTAATAAGTAAATATAACAATTATATATACTTTTACTAGTTGCGTACTATTACAAAATGTAGAACATGTTGGTTGATAgggaaaattaattaatgataaaaattaGACATTCATTTTCGTAACGAATAAAGAAAATGATTTTGATATAAATAGTAATAAATTGTAATGATCATTAGATTTACGGTTAAATCACATTTAAATTATCTGTAATAATTAATCTAAAGAATAAACGATTCTTCAGCTTTCTCTACTCACTTTATATATAAGATGTGACAATTTAATTCCCGGAACAACCATGTGCTGACACCTGTACAGTGGTAAACATGTTTATGATCGTGTTCGAAGTCGCTCAGCGCTGTGAAAACAATAATAAAGATCTGCGTGTGAATTGTGGCATGAAAATGAGTAATTGAAATACAGAACAGAGCGTAGACATGAAATTTTATGTGAAGATCGATAAAAATGCTATGGAAACATTGAAACTGTTGAAAGtagaatatacaatgcgaatacTATAAAAAAAATTCAGTGCTGTTCAGTGGCGCAAAAGATTTGATGATAGATGAGAAGTGATCGCGAACGTTCTCAGAAGAGGATCGCCAAGAACAACAATAACAGATTTAATGTTTTCATTGCTATTCTAAAACAAAACGCAAAAGCGTACCAAAAACAAGCGCGCATGCCACTTTACAGTTTAAATTATGCTTAAAAGAACCAAAGTTTTCTGTTATCAAGCACAATGTAATAAAGTAACTCGATACTCCATGAAACAAATTTAAAAGCTGTTTCCAGAAATGGGAACACTGTTTACTTTACTGTATAAATGCACAAGGAAGCTACTTCGAAGGCGACGATAATCATTAACTTACAGATGAGAGAATATAT
This is a stretch of genomic DNA from Xylocopa sonorina isolate GNS202 chromosome 8, iyXylSono1_principal, whole genome shotgun sequence. It encodes these proteins:
- the LOC143426082 gene encoding small ubiquitin-related modifier isoform X1 gives rise to the protein MSDNQEQKPEAGPGDANSEYIKLKVVGNDSNEIHFRVKMTTQMGKLKKSYSDRVGVPMTSLRFLFDGKRINDDETPKQLEMENDDVIEVYQEQTGGRY
- the LOC143426082 gene encoding uncharacterized protein LOC143426082 isoform X2 encodes the protein MGKELMTMKHQSSWKWKTMMLSKYTKNKQVVATEEIKSIQFSISFKVKVTIVKKWTSLSVYIYVCLKKICNLVFLRNILMCYSTFL